One window of Nicotiana tomentosiformis chromosome 11, ASM39032v3, whole genome shotgun sequence genomic DNA carries:
- the LOC138902068 gene encoding uncharacterized protein, translated as MYGGAKTRMRTVGGASEHFPVVMRLHQGLALSRFLFALAINALTRHIQGKIPWCMLFTDDIILIDETRGGVNERLKVWRHTLESKGFKLSRTKIEYLECKFSSATQVMDEDVRLDSQVIPRRESFKYKKQSVKSTSFQDKPSGKLTLKEVQEKEYPFLDSDVPTNFEELFELKLIELLEMK; from the coding sequence ATGTACGGTGGAGCTAAGACTCGGATGAGAACAGTGGGAGGGGCCTCCGAACACTTTCCGGTTGTGATGAGATTGCATCAGGGGTTAGCCCTTAGCCGATTTCTATTTGCCCTGGCAATCAACGCTCTGACGCGTCACATTCAAGGGAAAATTCCGTGGTGCATGTTATTTACAGATGACATTAtcctgattgacgagacgcgaggtgGTGTTAACGAAAGGTTAAAGGTTTGGAGGCacaccctggagtctaaaggtttcaagttgagcaggaccaaaatagaatacttggagtgcaagttcagtagCGCGACTCAGGTTATGGACGAAGACGTGCGGCTTGATTCACAAGTCATTCCTAGGAGAGAAAGTTTCAAGTACAAGAAACAGAGTGTGAAAtcaacttcttttcaagataagccgagtggaaagttgactctaaaagaagtGCAAGAAAAGGAGTATCCATTTCTAGATTCTGATGTGCCtacaaattttgaagaacttttcGAGTTAAAGCTCATTGAGCTTTTGGAGATGAAATAG
- the LOC104112207 gene encoding uncharacterized protein, with protein MASFSGLGIGLSFVFGCILMGLVAELYYLLWVKKRIPKSESEDEYSSSSSYGTELFHLLCWKKPNSVNVSSQELNSTLRNPEMNGQDQDLELGNSKDLLLKGYGEDSVESELMRLHNLCGPPRFLFTIKEETKEDLESEDGKSRGDRSRTCSRTRSLSDLILTPLSSPPIKGHNLDSYNCQGFNPLFESSTESELNRLRSSPPPKFKFLRDAEEKLIRRLIEEAEKRGLKNEVSFQDSAINKPFANEEKGSFISFLGKSKLREPLQQLQVHNSTSVKVIPLASSPSTYKPVDNESVMV; from the coding sequence ATGGCATCTTTTAGTGGTTTAGGAATTGGTTTGAGTTTTGTTTTTGGATGTATACTCATGGGACTAGTAGCAGAGTTGTATTACTTGTTATGGGTAAAGAAAAGAATCCCAAAGAGTGAATCAGAGGATGAATACAGCAGCAGCAGCAGTTATGGGACTGAACTTTTTCATCTTTTATGTTGGAAGAAGCCTAATTCAGTAAATGTAAGCAGTCAAGAACTAAACAGCACATTGAGAAATCCAGAAATGAATGGTCAAGATCAAGATTTGGAGTTAGGCAATAGCAAAGATTTGCTACTAAAAGGGTATGGTGAAGATAGTGTGGAGTCAGAATTAATGAGGTTACACAATCTTTGTGGACCTCCAAGATTTTTATTCACAATTAAAGAGGAAACAAAAGAAGATTTGGAATCTGAAGATGGTAAATCAAGAGGTGATAGAAGTAGAACTTGTTCAAGAACTAGAAGTTTAAGTGACTTAATTCTTACTCCTTTGTCTTCACCTCCTATTAAAGGTCACAATCTTGATTCTTACAATTGCCAAGGATTCAATCCTCTCTTTGAATCTTCAACAGAATCTGAACTAAACAGATTAAGATCTTCTCCCCCTCCAAAATTTAAGTTCCTAAGAGATGCTGAGGAGAAACTTATAAGAAGATTGATTGAAGAAGCTGAGAAAAGGGGTCTTAAAAATGAGGTTTCTTTTCAAGATTCTGCAATTAATAAACCATTTGCTAATGAGGAGAAAGGgtcatttatttcttttcttGGTAAGAGCAAATTGAGGGAGCCACTTCAGCAATTACAAGTTCACAATTCTACTTCTGTAAAGGTAATTCCATTGGCTTCTTCACCTTCAACTTACAAGCCAGTTGATAATGAATCTGTTATGGTTTAA